GTcatacaaaagataatatcatcaaatctcttcacaaaTAACCTTCGCACAAACTCAATATCCAACCTACATGCAAACCACCAATATCAACTTCTTATCAATTTTCACACCTTCCATACCATCACTCATACATCTTCACTCCCttatatacaagattaatcattaaaatGCTTAACTAGGTCGACCACAGGTAGagtaaataatattacataaatttagCCACCCAAACAAATAACAACCTTCGTGGTCCACTCCAGGGGATAACGAGGACTCAAAAGCATCATAACGCATACCTTTCCAATGATTCTAATTAACCACACATGCTAATACATCTTCCAAAGTTGGcatcaaatgaaaggtgtagaTAAGCATTAAATCATATTAGCTAGTTGACCTAAAAACAATTCTCCAATGCAAATTTCACAATGCggatctacacatgccatggtgagacccaaatcaATAAACAAACTCATCCTTCATAGAAAACCTAGACCAAAAGgatatgatccaagtaggatatAGCACCATAGTCAACCGAAAACCAGACCAACTAACAACACAAAGCTTAAAACATCAAAACTCTAATTGCCAATCAGATCAACATCTGAAAATTGAACTGGAATACTGCACAAATCATGTGAACATATCCTCCTAAAttcaacacttgaatccacatattcaAAAGCCATTAAACATTCTTTGGACCTATTCGGATAGACTTCTTTACTATCAGAAACATCAATGACCAACTCTACCATTTGAGCAATAGAAGACCTGCAAATTTGATAGTACAATTTACACAAAACATAGACATTGTATTTGTTTGCATAACACATAATCTTCACATACTAGAGGAATGCAAGGCATTCTTCCACtgagacattaaaaactctttcctacataaaTATTGTTTCTTGTATATTGAAAATTCAATTACACTAACTTTCCAGAAATACTTCAATTTTTCCACAAGACAATCAATCtacataaatactctttcttgaaTATTGAGACTTCCATAGTACCATCCTTACTTGAAACCACAAGAAACAATACTATAACACATAAATACTCTTTGTAGcttattgaaacttccactacaccatccttacttcaacatcaatgacaacattaatgGTCCACACATAGGataggttggcatcaatgacaacaaagcacaccaaatcaagtttccaacattGATATAATATGTAATGCCCCATTAAGGAACCCCTAAGGACATTACAAAAGAAAATATCAACAACTACCAAAATATCACTAGCACAAACTACAAGCATGATATGGCATCCTGTTGCAAATTGACAACACATTTACAAATATAAGACTTCAGTTATAAAATAATGAACAATCATGGAGGAAGGATCTTGGACCACCTTAGAATTGGTAAAAAGGGGTTTTAACCCTTTACAAGACTTCAGAAGACCTCACTAGGTGATCTTGTCTATCTCCTTAATCGTAGGTGTGACGGTCAAAATCCTACATACAAAGTCATAGAAATTGATGCAATCAACACCCTAAATTTTTACTAACAACACAAATGGACCACCATAGAGGTTTCCTAGGCTCACTAGGACCAAACGAGAAACTTCCATGTACAATATTTTCCTATTTGAGCCCTGGAAAAGCTCTTTGTTGAAGAATTGAGGACAAGAGTGCCCTCAGTGGACAAGGGTGCCCAACTAGGACATTAGCACCATAGAAGGACACTAGCATGAGAAGATAGAGTCCTCTAGGTGTGCTGGTGTCCTTTCTAGGCATCGATGTCCATGTTGACAACCTCTTGCATTTTACTCCTCTTTGACACACAAATATCCATGCCAATGAGAAATCCAAAGGTGGGGGTTGATCTTTAGAACATCATAGATAGAGTGGACTAGGATAGAGGTTCTCATGAAACCTCAAGAACACAAATATTCTATAAAGGCTCGACGAAGAAGGAAGGACAATGGCTTCCTCAAACACTAGACACCACAAATGCATGAAAGGAGAGGATGGGGAGAAGCGTAATGAACTTTACAACATCCTAAACTCCTACTCTAACCTAAAAAATGTAATAATATAATGTTATGACTCTTATAAACATCTACACGTATTACAAGACACCCCAAATGGTCTCAAATAGACTCAAAACGGCACATGACACAAAAAGGATACTAGAAGCTAGGATGATCATGTGAGGGATCTATAACACCCtccaagataactctaacacatcTAGACTCATTTGAAAGCCCAAAATAAGATTCCTACATTTATTTTGACCATTTTGCAATATTTGAAACAAAAATAAAGGATGCAAGATTAATCATAATCAATACCAACACTGATACACACAAACTACACCAATTAATTTTAGTTACATTTGAATACAATCCATCTTGAAGAATGTCTAGTAAATAATATTACAATTTTATAACATATGACACAAATTCCTTGAATTGTGCATTTGCAAGAATTTTAAATAACTTGAAAGCATGAAAGGAAAGCTATGTAGATAGAGTCCATTTTTCATTATGATGCAAAAGCCTCTAGTCCCCAACAATGGTTTTACACACCACCCAACCTTTTGAAACCTAtaggtccaccccaccatgctatGGAGATAATCACACAACCCAAACACAACAATCATAAAATATACAAGGGGAGATAAGCTTGCACACACAACAATCACAAAGTATACACATCATACAATATTATGGAAGAAAAACTAGAGTAGAAATGAGTGACACTACTCTCAGGTTAGATATTAGAGATCATAAAAGGGGAATGCCATCATGTAGCACAAAGGGATGGATGACATGGAACCAAGTGTTCCTCTCAATGAGACAAGGAGACTCAATCATACCATATCAACTCCCTATAGATGACCGAGTTTTCCTAACTCATCTTAAGCCCATAATAGCACTCTAAGTATGAGATGAGCATCCATTTCTTAGTTAGTTTCATCACCCATGTTTTATTTAGTTTTTACTAATTACTTATAACTTCCCAATAGGTTATTGTAGCATCCACTTTCTTCCTTGGACCTCATTAGGAGCCACTCCCATAATTGACTCTAATATTTGTGTCGTAGGCGCATCACATTGTTTGTGAATACATAATCAAAATCAAAGCAACAATGCAACACTCTCATTTTAACTACTATTCACAACATAGACAAATTTTCTCAATCATCAATAATGACTTGCTATATAATCCAAATTGATCCAAATTCAAAATTCATATAATATATCTATCattctatagtgtcataaattgtaacctcttacaatttcacactcttttTTGGTCCCTTGTTTTAGTTTGCCTCCTTCTAGATCATTTCTAGCCTATTTTAGCCTTATCTCATCCAAATTATCATCATATTCTCATGAGGTGATATAATCCATTGTCCTAGGCCTATGCTCTCTATAACCAGGCTTATTTTTTCCTTTTCTGGGTGTACTAGGGCACCTAGTGCCATATTCCCTCCAAAAGGGGCTCAATTTTGAACGTGTTAGAGTGTTCGTTCCAACCACTTGCAATCTCATCTTGATTTTTTGGTATGACAATTGGAAGTTGAGCTAAAAGTGAAAATaacttgagaaccctatataaaggcatcatcTCTAATTCATTTTATCATCTTTCACAATCCATAAGTCTCATTTAAGCACTCAATTCCTTCATTCAAGAGCAGATTTGAGTATAAGGAGCATTGAGCTACACATTCTCTTCAAGTAtggtttcatgatggattttgttacGATTTATCATGTTTTTGTATAAACACTAGGAAGACTTATCTAAAGGGAATTGTATCACCACCATTATGTTTCTTGAGGTATAATATTGTCAATCCAACATTTTTACTTCTAATTTAGCCTTACCCTATGAAGCGTAAGCTCTATTTTATAATCAATCATAAttgtagtggaggttaattcctaccTAGGGATTGACTTAGGAAAACTCCTATACAACACCACATTTTCCCTCTTTTCTGTGCAGGTTATAGATCTGATAGTCAAAAGTTGCAAAGTTATAGAGTGTAGACCAAGACGTACTAGATTTTGAATAGACAAAAACTCGCGAACTATGTCAATTTGAACATGTGATTGACACTTTTTGGATAAGTTTTAGAGGGAATGATTTATAGATCTTCTTGATCTAGAATTTGGAGTTTTAGTTGACAAAATCACCTTCAGGCCTTTGATGCCTAGCACACTGGAGTGACACTTTGAACTCCAAATTTTAGTGACAAGTTCCTCTCTATGTCTCATTTCCATATTTGTTGATTATTGTTAAATTTGCATCATTTAACCTAGTTCTTGCATATTCAATTCAATCACTTCTAGTCATATCCAATCaaaattaaaaagataaaaatgagTCATAATTTTTAACTCTCCTATAGGGCTAGAGTTGAACCTAATTGGATTTTCCCCAATAAAAGAGTTTGGAAATATTTCCTAGTTTGCATTGTTAGTGTAGATTCCATTTCCTACATTTAGTTTGCTTCTAAACATGCATACAATAGACATGCTTTAGGATGTATGCAACAATGTATTAAGGCTCATGAGAAAGATACATCACACTTTTCTAAAGAAGGTTTAGGTTTTCAACCTCCTCCTTTTTTGACATCCCCTCCTCTATCAAGTCTAATACTTCTATGTCTTCttctcttgaatttttatttaaacAAGAGAGTATTTTGTTAGAACTTCTTCAAGCCAATTTGATTACTCTCCCttggccaaaaagaagaagaaaatctaaacaaaatcatgaaaaattctTATGTTTGTGTGTATAATCAAGTGCATGACCATTCCACTAATAGTTAAAGCAGTTAAACCTACTCTCATACGAGCTCCTGGTGGTTCATTCATCTGACCATAGACCAAAGCTACTTTTGATTCTGATATATTTTGTTCATTAATGACTCCCGATTCTTTCATTTCCTTGTAAAGATCATTCCCTTCACGGGTACGTTCTCCTACTCCGCCAAATACCGAAACACCTCCATGAGCCTTAGCAATGTTGTTGATTAATTCCATAATTAACACTGTTTTACCCACTCCAACTCCCCCAAATAATCCAATTTTTCCCCCACGGCGGTAAGGAGCTAAAAGATCCACTACTTTAATGCCTGTTTCAAAGATTGAAAATCTGGTATCCAATTGTGTAAAGGCGGGAGCAGATCTATGAATAGGAGATCTTGTGAGAGAATCTACAGGACCTAAGTCATCAACAGGTTCCCCAAGAACATTAAAAATTCTTCCAAGAGTAGTTTCACCAACTTGAACACTAAGTGGACCTCCTGTATCAATTACTTTCATTCCTCTAATCAAACTGTCTGTAGCACTCATAGCTACAGCTCTAACCTTATTATTTCCTAATAATTGTTGTACCTCACAAGTCACACTTATTGGCTGACCAGTTGTATCGTTATCCTTAACTATCAAGGAATTGTAAATTCTAGGCATATTACCTGGAGGGAAAGATACGTCGAGTACTGGGCCGATTATCTGATCAATACGTCCTGCCATCTTTTCTACAAGTGCGGAAACCCCAAGAATAAAAGGATTGGTTCTCGTAAAAAAATGTTGCAGAATCAGAACCTTGTccattgccaaaaatagaattgtgccacatagccacttactaaaaatagtaagtcaagaattaatgctcaaaAAACTATGATCATCACGTCCAGAGGCAAAACAtagagagctcagtaggacagtgacACCAGAATGGTCATttcctgacttactaaaaatagtaagtccttgtttcatcaatgctagaccctcattcctcattccacctagcctacgggtcttaggaataggctaatggaccacggaaagagcatcaatgagaaggggacattacatacaggccctggactactctgactaccccaagtctattttggggcatacctaaacctacaccctggaaaggttggatgtcaaagtagttcacatgtttgtgtaaaacaaactcaacatacaatttttttataaaatagaaggggatatcaagattgttgttgggtggtttgtcaaaaaccatccaccaacgatcccaaaattttttcacaatcccatcatttttgcaccattcaatagAAAGTTTTATTATTTGGGGATCTACGGGCTAACTGATacagggattgacaaacaatgaggtgatttcggctgtggatatctcaagatccttgatatccttatacgacaagacatctgcatatttttcccccatagaatcttgccacaaaagggcgacatcatgctcctcagtcatggtttccatactttttatgatcgatgtgagaggatcaaacattgggtttagacgagggatcctacgatatacttctgcaatccccctcaattcattcaaattttgtgcaatcaaatcctgaattgagggggggtttggcaaatgagggtttggttgttgcagttgttgttcgTAAGTGTTTTtgttgttatcccccatttttaacctaattgaatgtaaacaattaaatttagttaacaaacttaaacaattaggtatttgattttaaaaaacctagtttccataaaaaaaaaaccatattttcaatgaaaaatcaaataaacgttaacaaaaaatacaaaaaatgaatgaaaatgattcaaaacgataaattcttacctctgaatctatcttttagcaattttttgtcaaaaaaccggatattggatggagcggatatcggattgtGATGAAATCGCGCAGcacgtgagttaaaaatgactcacgggctgccactatcaaaatataaaagtctcagaaaatcggatatttgatttttatacttaaattatttttaaataacatatataatataataatatattattatattatataatacgtattgtattatattatatatattataatatataatataatataatacgtattgtattatataatataatataatataatataatattatattatattatatataatatgatattatattatattatatataatatgatattatattatattatatataatatgatattatattatattatatataatatgatattatattatattatatataatatgatattatattatattatatataatatgatattatattatattatatataatatgatattatattatattatatataatatgatataataatataattttttaatataatataatataatataatattataatataatataatataatataataatataatattatattataataatataatattataatataatataatattatattataatataatattatattataatataatataatattataatataatataatattataatataatataatataataaaatataatataatataatataatataatataatataatataataatataatataatataatattatcatattatattatataatattataatattatattatattatattataatattatattataatattatattatattataatataataatataatataatattataatataataatataatataatattatattataataatataatataatattataatataataatataatataatattataatattatattaatattataatattataatattatattaatattataatattatattaatattataatattatattataatattatattatattatattataatattatataatattataataatatatataatataatattatattattatataatattatattatatataatataatataatattacattattatgttatatataatataatattatgttgtatataatataatattatgttatatataatataatattatattatattatatataatataatataatattacattattatattatataatattatatataatataatataatataatattatatataatataatataatataatattacattatattatattatatatataatataatataatataatattacattattatattatattatattatatataatattatattatatatattattatataatataataatagattatatattatataatatgtaacatataatatattttttaaattaaaattacaaaaaaaattcggATATCCGATTTAattattggatatccaatttgcataggtaattactaggccaaggtgtactgacacccaggccaagcaaaaggtcaacacggattttcgcattttttggcgagtgaagaaggctatttttttcacatcgccactttttggccccccttgatcctgcactaacccaaacAATTATGTGCAAGAAAGGCAACCCATTAAAAAATACATAACTCAACTTGAAGGGATAGTGGATACTAAAGAATGATAAATGTTTGAAAACTATTCTTGCCCCGCAATATAGAGACAAGAATAATTAGACTATTATGTTGTTAtccaagtatgattgcacgtgaaattgtaccaccatgatgACAATGAGCCCCCCAAAAGGTAAGCTACTAGTGTCATataatgaggagcaacataataggaaagaAAAGTTATTTAGAAGGGATAGGAAAAATGTGCCactcattgtcatttgtcatttgaaGATGCAAAAGTCAATGAATTGTTGAACTTTACACTCCAAAGCTTGacaaatattaattccttatcctaaggtttaatatttaattaatctgattattgaccattgatt
This genomic stretch from Cryptomeria japonica chromosome 8, Sugi_1.0, whole genome shotgun sequence harbors:
- the LOC131047796 gene encoding ATP synthase subunit beta, chloroplastic-like, with protein sequence MDKVLILQHFFTRTNPFILGVSALVEKMAGRIDQIIGPVLDVSFPPGNMPRIYNSLIVKDNDTTGQPISVTCEVQQLLGNNKVRAVAMSATDSLIRGMKVIDTGGPLSVQVGETTLGRIFNVLGEPVDDLGPVDSLTRSPIHRSAPAFTQLDTRFSIFETGIKVVDLLAPYRRGGKIGLFGGVGVGKTVLIMELINNIAKAHGGVSVFGGVGERTREGNDLYKEMKESGVINEQNISESKVALVYGQMNEPPGARMRVGLTALTISGMVMHLIIHTNIRIFHDFV